From the genome of Trachemys scripta elegans isolate TJP31775 chromosome 2, CAS_Tse_1.0, whole genome shotgun sequence:
tgatgtttttattttaatatgtataCAGTGTACTCTGAATCAACAGCCATCAGTATGCCCCCAAACCAAATTTTATACTACTACTAACTGACATGCAGGTGAATCCGGGAGGAATAAATTATGAGGTTTTGTTACAATGATGCAGAGGGGGAGTCACTGGTATCACGGACATAAAAAGCAGGTTCTCCTTTAGCAAAACAGAAAATTTCTGATGCAAAAGCCCCCCTTGTTTAGTTCCATGCTAGAATGGATTCTTAACAGCTAAGGAAAGTCTCCTTACTAGCTTAATTACTTCTATTTGGTACCATCCATTTCAACttggtgtgtattttttttaaacacatgcaACTGGTCacctacaactacactgcacccTATCCCGTAAGGTCAAATGTTGATTGGACATTGCTCATCAGAGATGCTTCCCAGTGCAAGGAACAAGGAAGAGAATTAAACGCTTCTGCCCTATTTACTGAATAACGATTTAACAATAGGAATAAAAGCCACATTTTTCAAACATGGGTACCGAAAGCTAGCTTCCTAAATCCTTACAGAGGTATCTAAATAAAACCAACCTGGTTTTCAGAACTGCTTagaaatctcactgaagtcaattggagctgtGAGTgcccagcacctttgaaaatcagatcacttttactaaagatgtaaaaaaatagatttaggAGCcttccaggtttgaaaatgttgacaaaaagtAGACATGTTCATTTTTGAACAGGCAGTTCTAGGAATCATTAAATATAAATCACTTCAATTTATGAGCAACAAGTAAAATAGCAAATATTTATTAAGGGGGGACAAATGACACCTCCTCTTCTGCATTAGCTGTTTATTAAAATATAAGGATTACCATTAAAAATTAACTTTTGTTTGGAGGTGATGAGTTGAACAGTGAGGGAAATTTTGCCCGTAATATCTAATTTTCACAGAATAATACAAATTaaaggtttaaattaaaaaaaaaaaatttactacAGAGATACACTTACCTCATTTCCTTTTCATGGCGTTTATTTTCCCTTATTACATCATACATGGGGTCTTCATGTGCCTTTGaaaaagaggaaagggaaagCCCAGTATCAGTAAAAGAGACTACCACTGGCGCATATATTTATGACACTTTCCTACCACTAAAATATCCAATCCAACAATAAACGTTTATTCCAATAGAAGAGTCCCAAGCTCTCAATTAACAAGGATGCACTGACATTATTGCAAACCTTTTGGTGAACTTGGGCTAATTTTTGGCATCAGGAAAGGTTTATGCAACTCTGATCCAAAGACTATGTAGCTGACTGCATAGAGCTCTCCTTGCCCACAACACGTCTCCTCCTATAGTTGGGGACTATCTCCTATAGGTGCTCAAATATTATGGTGATATGAGATATAAAACTGGTTATAAATAAATTAGAACTACTGCTGAAGTCCTGAAATAATCTTAAATATGCCTCTAACATATTTGAACCTTCCCTCTCCATTACTTCCTTTTTCACTCACTGGGGACAACACTGACATCCTGTCTGTAAGCCAGAACCATAACCTGGGCATCATCCTCtactcagacctctctctaggtcctcataGCCATGCaatgtctaaatcttgcagatcTCTTTTCTCTAAAACATGACGTTTCCGATCCCGCCACATAACTATAATTCTTGTTCAGGCTCTTTTTAATCTCatatcttgattactgcaacatcctttcctctggccttgacaaaggcAATCTTGCCCCACtaatatccattcagaatgctgctacaAAGATAATTCTCCTAGCTCATTGCATTGACCATGTCACCTCCCTCTTTgtatccctccactggctccttcTTTTTTACTGcttcaaacataagctgcttgtcttcccTTTCAAGACGCTTTTCCACCCTAATTCTATCACCTCTCATTCACTGTCGAGATGTCAGTTCCCGTCTCTGATTAGCCCACGATgccagcctccactgcccacttgttaaatttgcaAACACCATCAccctttctcccaggctgcctCTCATACTCATGAGATGCTCCccgtaaacatctgcaaaacttcctcattatcctccttcaaaaccccTTTTTTCTGTGATGCCTCAGACAACCTGACCACAGTTAGTACACTGGTGTGCTAAAACCACTGCCTCCCATGTTGAACAATATCGTCTCATTGTTTCCTCGTACTCCATCTGTCAGTATTGTATCCTCTGTCTCTTGGCTAAGCTCCTGGAGgcaggtgtttgtacagcaccaagcataaTGGAGTCCTGGTCTATAAATAGGATTCCTAGGCCCTATGGTAATAAAGATAATCTTCCAATTTTTTCTCTACCACTATTTCTATGGTCAAGCTGTATTGCAGAGACACCTGTACATTAGCATAAAGAAGAATACCTACTAAGCACCAGCACTCAAATCCCATATATGGAAGGCATTTTGTCCGTCCATAGTTAAGGAAGAAGCTAGTTTCCTATTTTAAGTTTGATTCCCAACCCCTCCCCTTACTAATTCTACCTAAACAATCCCCCTGAAATTTACATACGCTATCTCATCCCCAGGATAGAATTTTTCTGTGAAATGTAAGACAAATCACATGGGAGTTTTACAGATAAGGTATTTCTAAAATTTCTGCATCATTCACTCTTTGAACATCTTCCTAACTTTCTTGTGGCTCCTCATAGCTTGGTCTACAAACTCATTTGATGCGAGGTAATCCAAATCTCTTGATGGCAAATCTGGGCAACTCACCACTGATTATTTGTTAACAGAGTTTTTGTTACATTGATATTTAATCATAAATAACCGATgttgaaaagattaaaaagacttatAATTTATATGCAAATTATTATCTTCCATTTAAAGAGTGGGTTTTCTGCAAATTAATAATACATTCAATCACATCTGTGTATGAAGAGAGACATTTTTCTCTAATAAGAGGACTATGGTCAGGTTTCAACATCAATATGATACTAGACACAGACTTTATAGATCATAACTTAATAGACTTCTTTTCACTTGCAAGATTAGCCATCATCATTATTAATGAAAAATACAACCAATACTACAATATTTTTACTTACTACTCTGAATTGTTCCAATTTCTGATTGCCTTTAATAAAGAATGGGCATTCTTTATCTCCTGTTCTGTGTCCATAACGTTTACATCTCCAACCTTTAGTAAAACAGAAGCAAACTGAATCTTTGAGTCAGCTCACAaccgattaaaaacattaatggaAAACATCTTTACGTAGCTGAAGCACAGTAAAGAGAAACAAACCATTAAATTCAGTCTGCAAATCTACAAAAGCCTTCAAGATACTGGCTGCTATTATATCAATATGAAGTCAATATATCTGGAATTCATCTTTTATACTGCATAGTCACTTATCGCCAAGATTTTTTTGCTTAATGTCAAAagattcataaaagaaaaaaaaaaaagcccagtgAAATTTGGACGCTTCTTGCACTTACACTGCATAACTTTGACTTCTTTTCCTAATGGCATCCAGAGTCCTTTAGTTGGGGCATGAGCCAGGAATTCTCGGGCATGTTCATTGCCTGGTACATCAGGTATGCAGTCTTCTGGCTTAGTTTCATCTTCCTATAGAAATggtaagcaaaacaaaacccctaTTTCATCTagcttattttaaaacaaataacccAAGTGTATAAGTATATGTCATCATTTACTAATGGACCTACTTTCTCCCTGATATTCCTTTCCTCCTTTATACCCATAAAGTTATACCTTTTTTAGTAGCATtcactcatttttcttttttgctaccCTTAACTTTTCCCTTCAAGCCTGAATTGCTTCCCTCCTGTTCCATTTAGTCCAACacttaattaaattaaaagaattaaacaCTTTTCAACTTTTATTGATTTTTCTCGTCTCTGTAATTGAATATAGTGATTACAATAGCCTTTATATGCGGCAGTTTTTGTTTAAGTTGCAAACACTAAATTATGACTCTTTGAATCTGGTAAGAGGAATTTCACAAAAGATCACATGCTAATTTAATGTGATGTTAATGGCAAGGAGAGAGGGAATCATACAAAGTGGATTTGATCCCCCccaaagccaatggaaaaactcctattgactttaatgaaccCAGGATTCCAACCAGTGTTTACAGtttcttttaaatacaaaacatttatTACAATTTACTAACCTTAATTAGCCCTGGAGGAGGTTTCTCATAGctggaaaacaataaaaatatagttGTATTAACATTATTTTCTACAACGTAGCATCAGACTTATATACATGGACAAAACAAAGCTGTTCAAtgttataaaattaaaaattccatATCATTTAAATGTACTTAGCCTAAAGCTTTATTTAATTACACTCCTTAAGAAGTGTAGCAACCACAGTGCAACACACTGATGCAAACAGAGTGAAGTGATGCTTGTGGTGTTTctaaacagccaaaaaaaaaaatgtcttctgCAAATAACACAATCCACTCTAATCTGCAAACATGCTTTGGTTTTGAGTTTGCTTGGAAATGACAACTTCATTATGCTGCTTTATAGTGATGTTTTGTGCATCCAACTGAGCCCTAGTTGCCAGAAATTCACAACTCTTTCATCTTGAAAGTCTAGTTATGGTAAGGAAAAGGACATCTTGCCactccatatttattttttcGAACACTGAGtcataaatacacctctaccctgatataacactgtccttgggagtcaaaaatcttaccgtgttataggcgaaaccgcgttatattgaacttgctttgatccgccggagcatgcagccaccccccccccaccccccggagcactgctttactgcgttatagccgaattcgtgttatatcgggtcgcattatattggggtagaggtgtatgctcAACTGACAATGTCAAAGCAAGAATTTTCTTACTGCCAGCACTACAAGCTCAACCTAGTACAGGA
Proteins encoded in this window:
- the RP9 gene encoding retinitis pigmentosa 9 protein isoform X2, whose protein sequence is MSHRRGAREKAEAAPAERRSHKRPRSQREPLAGSSGGCRELERHEQKRKKREVQQIQQIQHLESFYEKPPPGLIKEDETKPEDCIPDVPGNEHAREFLAHAPTKGLWMPLGKEVKVMQCWRCKRYGHRTGDKECPFFIKGNQKLEQFRVAHEDPMYDVIRENKRHEKEMSKSDLIFKGAGHSQLQLTSVRFLSSSENQDTAIEATAGRLFFR